The Streptococcus sp. 29896 genome includes a region encoding these proteins:
- the ulaG gene encoding L-ascorbate 6-phosphate lactonase, protein MAKVQDITRESWILSTFPEWGTWLNEEIEEEVVPEGNFAMWWLGNCGVWIKTPGGANVVMDLWSSRGKSTKKVKDMVWGHQMANMAGVRKLQPNLRVQPMVIDPFAINELDYYLVSHVHSDHMDISTAAAIINNPKLDHVKFVGPVESGDIWEKWGVPADRIIRIAPGDSFEFKDIKVHAVESFDRTCLVTLPIDGYEENGGKLAGLPVTDELMARKAVNYVFETPGGTIYHGADSHFSNYFAKHGRDFNIDVAINNYGDNPIGIQDKMTSIDLLRMAENLRAKVIIPVHYDIWSNFMASTDEILQLWKMRKERLQYDFHPFIWEVGGKYTYPMDKDRIEYHHPRGFDDCFLEDSNIQFKALL, encoded by the coding sequence ATGGCTAAAGTTCAAGATATTACAAGAGAATCATGGATTCTTTCAACCTTCCCAGAATGGGGAACTTGGCTCAATGAAGAAATTGAAGAAGAAGTAGTGCCAGAAGGCAACTTTGCTATGTGGTGGCTTGGAAATTGTGGTGTCTGGATTAAAACACCAGGTGGTGCGAACGTGGTCATGGACCTTTGGTCATCGCGTGGCAAGTCAACTAAAAAAGTGAAAGATATGGTTTGGGGACACCAAATGGCTAACATGGCAGGTGTTCGCAAATTGCAACCAAACTTGCGTGTGCAGCCGATGGTTATCGATCCATTCGCCATCAATGAATTGGATTACTACCTGGTATCACATGTCCACAGCGACCATATGGACATCAGCACTGCAGCTGCTATCATCAACAATCCAAAATTAGACCATGTCAAATTTGTAGGACCAGTTGAAAGTGGCGACATCTGGGAAAAATGGGGCGTTCCAGCTGACCGTATCATCCGTATCGCACCGGGCGACAGCTTTGAATTCAAAGACATCAAGGTACACGCTGTAGAATCCTTCGACCGTACTTGTTTGGTAACTCTTCCAATCGATGGCTACGAAGAAAATGGAGGCAAACTAGCAGGACTTCCTGTGACAGATGAGCTCATGGCTCGCAAGGCAGTCAACTATGTCTTTGAAACACCTGGTGGAACCATCTACCACGGTGCAGACTCCCACTTCTCAAACTACTTTGCAAAACACGGCCGTGACTTCAACATCGACGTTGCTATCAACAACTATGGTGACAACCCAATCGGTATCCAAGACAAGATGACCTCAATCGATCTTCTCCGTATGGCAGAAAACTTGCGTGCTAAGGTAATCATTCCTGTTCACTATGACATCTGGTCTAACTTCATGGCATCAACGGATGAAATCTTGCAACTCTGGAAAATGCGTAAGGAACGCTTGCAATATGATTTCCATCCATTCATCTGGGAAGTTGGTGGCAAGTATACTTATCCGATGGACAAGGACCGTATTGAATATCACCACCCACGTGGCTTTGATGATTGCTTCTTAGAAGACTCAAATATTCAATTCAAGGCCTTGCTATAA
- a CDS encoding BglG family transcription antiterminator, with amino-acid sequence MFLDQSSCALLRYLIGLQESETIMKISKELQQSRRKIYYHLEKINAAFPDHVEPIESLPRIGIRLSDSQRQVCRYLLSTIDSYSYIMNMDERMQLMLLYICIARERITLEKLMDLTEVSRNTVLNDLNEIRSRLSKEQYQMTLYVSKSQGYDLACHPLTKIQYIHSLLYSLFTEASKSFVSILEDKVSLFSGCQSLFSKDLAQFLSRQVYGIEKDLGKKINRSEIELMLKILPYMLLTYRNMSLEQEEKDAIVREFALVYERIEYGVAQKISQSLEEQFGLDLDEIEVSLIAVLLLSYRKDRDAHVTSQDFADLKKVVDAFIRHFELHSDFDLEKKEELAHDLLAHCKAMLFRKTYGILSRNPLVDQIRYKYDTLFRLTKSSSHILEEAWQIQLTDEDIAYLTVHLGGALRRSSSRKLTSPTVFLICDEGVSVQKLLMKQCQHHLPEKTISAVFTTEQFKSVEDLLEVDFLISTNEVTDTDLPVIQVHPILDFDDVLRLIHFAKYRSLTDSQKGFAMELDKLLASYVENGQEALELKQRLQNLIANELLASLASSDLETDLY; translated from the coding sequence GTGTTTCTAGATCAAAGTAGCTGTGCCTTGTTACGGTATTTGATTGGACTGCAAGAGTCGGAAACAATCATGAAAATTTCAAAGGAGTTGCAGCAATCCAGACGGAAAATTTACTACCATCTGGAAAAGATTAACGCTGCCTTTCCAGATCATGTCGAGCCAATCGAGAGCCTGCCTCGCATTGGAATCCGCTTGTCAGATAGCCAACGGCAAGTTTGCCGTTATCTGCTTTCGACCATTGATTCCTATAGCTACATTATGAATATGGATGAGCGCATGCAGTTGATGCTCCTTTATATTTGTATCGCGCGCGAACGGATTACCTTGGAAAAATTAATGGATCTGACAGAGGTTTCACGAAATACTGTTCTCAATGACCTTAATGAAATCCGCAGTCGATTGAGTAAGGAACAGTATCAGATGACCCTCTATGTTTCTAAGTCACAAGGCTACGATCTGGCCTGTCATCCCTTGACAAAAATCCAATATATCCACTCTTTACTCTATAGTTTGTTCACAGAAGCGAGCAAGAGTTTTGTCAGCATTTTGGAAGACAAGGTTAGTCTTTTCAGTGGTTGCCAGTCCCTTTTTTCAAAAGATTTGGCCCAGTTTTTGTCCCGCCAGGTATATGGTATTGAAAAAGACCTTGGTAAGAAAATCAATCGTTCTGAAATTGAACTGATGCTTAAGATTCTTCCTTATATGCTGCTCACCTATCGCAATATGAGTTTAGAACAGGAGGAAAAGGATGCGATTGTCCGAGAATTTGCCTTGGTTTATGAACGGATTGAGTATGGTGTTGCTCAAAAAATTAGCCAGTCCTTAGAAGAGCAGTTTGGTCTTGATTTAGACGAGATTGAAGTGTCGCTGATTGCCGTCTTGCTCTTGTCTTATCGAAAGGACCGAGATGCCCATGTTACTAGTCAGGATTTTGCGGATTTGAAGAAGGTGGTCGATGCCTTTATCCGTCATTTTGAACTACATTCAGATTTTGATTTGGAGAAAAAAGAGGAGCTAGCCCATGATTTGCTGGCTCACTGCAAGGCCATGCTGTTTCGAAAAACCTATGGAATCTTATCGCGAAATCCCTTGGTTGACCAGATTCGCTACAAGTATGACACCCTCTTTCGATTGACAAAATCTTCTAGTCATATCTTGGAGGAAGCCTGGCAAATCCAGTTGACAGATGAGGATATTGCTTATTTGACGGTGCATTTGGGTGGAGCCCTTCGTCGAAGCAGTAGTCGAAAGCTGACCAGTCCGACTGTCTTTCTTATCTGTGATGAGGGAGTTTCTGTGCAGAAATTGTTGATGAAACAATGCCAGCACCACCTACCTGAAAAAACCATCTCTGCCGTCTTTACAACAGAGCAATTTAAGAGTGTGGAAGACCTGTTGGAGGTGGACTTCTTGATTTCGACCAATGAAGTGACGGATACGGATTTGCCTGTGATTCAGGTTCATCCGATTCTGGATTTTGATGATGTCTTGCGTTTGATTCATTTTGCCAAATACCGCAGTCTGACAGACAGCCAAAAAGGTTTTGCCATGGAATTGGACAAACTCCTAGCGTCATATGTTGAAAATGGCCAGGAAGCCTTGGAATTGAAACAGCGTTTGCAAAATCTGATTGCCAATGAATTATTGGCAAGCTTAGCTAGTTCCGATCTGGAAACGGATTTGTATTAG
- a CDS encoding L-ribulose-5-phosphate 4-epimerase, which yields MPKDLQEMRQRVYEANIALPTHGLVKFTWGNVSEVCRELGRIVIKPSGVDYEKLSPENMVVTDLDGNVVEGDLNPSSDLATHVALYKSWPNVHAVVHTHSTEAVGWAQAGRDIPFYGTTHADYFYGPVPCARSLTAEEVNSAYEKETGAVIIEEFERRGIDPVAVPGIVVRNHGPFTWGKDPAQAVYHSVVLEEVARMNRYTEQINPRVEPAPSYIMDKHYLRKHGPNAYYGQKGDAH from the coding sequence ATGCCAAAAGATTTACAGGAAATGCGCCAACGGGTCTATGAAGCCAACATCGCCCTACCTACTCATGGACTTGTCAAGTTTACGTGGGGCAACGTATCAGAAGTCTGCCGAGAACTTGGTCGCATCGTCATCAAGCCCTCTGGTGTGGACTATGAAAAATTGTCCCCAGAAAACATGGTCGTTACGGACTTGGATGGAAATGTAGTGGAAGGTGATCTTAATCCTTCATCTGACTTGGCGACTCACGTTGCCCTCTACAAGTCTTGGCCAAATGTCCATGCTGTTGTGCATACGCATTCGACAGAGGCAGTGGGTTGGGCTCAGGCTGGTCGTGACATTCCATTCTATGGGACAACTCATGCGGACTATTTCTACGGCCCAGTACCGTGTGCCCGTTCTTTGACAGCTGAGGAAGTAAACTCGGCCTATGAAAAAGAAACAGGTGCAGTTATCATCGAGGAATTCGAGCGTCGAGGCATTGACCCAGTTGCTGTTCCAGGCATTGTTGTTCGCAACCACGGACCATTCACCTGGGGCAAGGATCCTGCTCAGGCAGTTTACCATAGCGTTGTCCTTGAGGAAGTGGCTCGGATGAACCGCTACACCGAACAAATCAATCCACGGGTGGAGCCAGCGCCAAGCTATATCATGGACAAGCACTACCTCCGTAAACATGGTCCAAATGCCTACTACGGACAGAAGGGTGATGCTCACTAA
- a CDS encoding L-ribulose-5-phosphate 3-epimerase, translating to MARPIGIYEKATPKHFTWKERLEFAKELGFDFVEMSVDESDARLARLEWTKEERLEMVKAIYETGVRIPTICFSGHRRYPLGSNDPALEAKSLETMKQCIELAQDLGVRVIQLAGYDVYYEEKSPETRERFIKNLRQACDWAEQAQVMLAIEIMDDPFINSIEKYLAVEKEIDSPYLFVYPDTGNVSAWHNDIYSEFYLGHRSIAALHLKDTYAVTENSKGQFRDVPFGQGCVDWEHMFAVLKKTNYQGPFLIEMWSENCETVEETRAAIKEAQDFLYPLIEKAGLN from the coding sequence ATGGCACGACCAATCGGAATATATGAAAAGGCAACACCCAAGCACTTCACATGGAAGGAGCGTTTGGAGTTTGCCAAAGAATTAGGTTTCGACTTTGTGGAAATGTCGGTGGATGAGAGCGATGCTCGCCTAGCTCGCTTGGAGTGGACCAAGGAAGAGCGTTTGGAGATGGTCAAGGCCATCTATGAAACAGGTGTTCGTATTCCAACTATTTGCTTCTCTGGTCACCGTCGCTATCCGCTTGGCTCCAATGACCCTGCTCTTGAAGCCAAGTCCCTAGAAACCATGAAGCAGTGTATCGAACTGGCTCAGGATTTGGGGGTTCGGGTCATCCAGTTGGCTGGCTATGACGTCTACTATGAGGAAAAATCACCTGAAACCAGAGAGCGTTTCATAAAGAATCTTCGTCAGGCTTGCGACTGGGCAGAACAGGCTCAGGTCATGTTGGCTATTGAGATCATGGATGATCCATTTATCAACTCCATTGAAAAATACCTAGCCGTTGAAAAAGAAATCGACTCGCCTTATCTCTTTGTCTATCCAGATACTGGAAATGTGTCTGCTTGGCACAATGACATTTACAGCGAATTTTACCTGGGACACCGTTCCATTGCAGCCCTTCACTTGAAAGATACCTATGCAGTAACTGAAAACTCCAAGGGTCAATTCCGTGATGTCCCATTCGGTCAGGGCTGTGTGGACTGGGAGCATATGTTTGCAGTCTTGAAAAAGACCAACTACCAAGGTCCATTCTTGATTGAGATGTGGTCTGAAAACTGCGAAACAGTTGAGGAAACACGAGCTGCTATCAAGGAGGCACAAGATTTCCTCTATCCATTGATTGAGAAAGCGGGGTTGAACTAA
- a CDS encoding 3-keto-L-gulonate-6-phosphate decarboxylase UlaD yields the protein MTKHIPNLQVALDHSDLQGAIKAAVSVGHEVDVIEAGTVCLLQVGSELVEVLRSLFPDKIIVADTKCADAGGTVAKNNAVRGADWMTCICSATIPTMEAALKAIKEVRGDKGEIQIELYGDWTYEQAQLWLDAGISQAIYHQSRDALLAGETWGEKDLNKVKKLVDMGFRVSVTGGLDVDTLKLFEGVDVFTFIAGRGITEAADPAAAAREFKDEIRRIWG from the coding sequence ATGACAAAACATATCCCAAATTTACAGGTTGCCCTTGACCATTCAGACTTGCAAGGAGCGATTAAAGCGGCTGTCTCCGTTGGTCATGAAGTGGATGTTATTGAAGCAGGAACGGTTTGCTTGCTCCAAGTTGGTAGCGAGTTGGTAGAAGTGCTTCGTAGCCTTTTCCCAGACAAGATTATCGTTGCGGATACCAAGTGTGCGGATGCTGGTGGTACGGTTGCTAAAAACAATGCTGTTCGTGGTGCGGACTGGATGACTTGTATCTGTTCTGCAACTATTCCAACTATGGAAGCAGCTTTGAAGGCCATCAAGGAAGTTCGTGGTGACAAGGGTGAAATCCAAATCGAGCTTTACGGTGATTGGACTTATGAACAGGCTCAACTCTGGTTGGATGCAGGTATTTCCCAAGCGATCTACCACCAATCTCGTGATGCCCTCCTTGCTGGCGAAACTTGGGGCGAAAAAGACCTCAATAAAGTGAAAAAATTGGTTGATATGGGCTTCCGTGTTTCTGTAACAGGCGGTTTGGATGTTGATACGCTCAAGCTTTTCGAAGGTGTAGATGTCTTCACCTTTATCGCAGGCCGCGGTATTACAGAAGCGGCAGATCCAGCAGCTGCGGCGCGTGAATTTAAAGACGAAATCCGTCGTATTTGGGGGTAA
- a CDS encoding PTS sugar transporter subunit IIA, producing MNLQKSFTENNSIRLGLTAETWQEAVHKAVEPLIESGAATEEYYDAIIASTEEYGPYYVLMPGMAMPHAQAGVGVLKDSFALITLTKPVAFSDGKEVSVLLTLAATDPKIHTSVAIPQIIALFELENSIERLVACQTPEEVLAMVEESKNSPYLEGLDLDS from the coding sequence ATGAATTTACAAAAATCATTTACAGAAAACAATTCCATTCGCTTGGGATTGACGGCGGAAACCTGGCAGGAGGCTGTTCACAAGGCTGTTGAACCGCTGATTGAAAGTGGTGCTGCGACAGAAGAATACTATGATGCCATTATTGCTTCGACCGAAGAATATGGTCCCTACTATGTGCTCATGCCCGGCATGGCTATGCCTCATGCCCAAGCGGGTGTCGGTGTCTTGAAGGATTCCTTTGCCTTGATTACCTTAACAAAACCAGTAGCCTTTTCAGACGGTAAGGAGGTTTCTGTTCTGTTGACCTTGGCTGCGACAGATCCAAAGATTCACACGTCAGTAGCTATTCCACAAATTATTGCTCTCTTTGAATTGGAAAATTCCATTGAGCGTCTGGTAGCTTGTCAGACACCGGAGGAAGTCTTAGCAATGGTGGAAGAATCAAAAAATAGCCCGTACTTAGAAGGTTTAGACTTGGATAGCTAG
- a CDS encoding PTS sugar transporter subunit IIB, whose translation MVKVLTACGNGMGSSMVIKMKVENALRQLGVTDFQSASCSVGEAKGLAAGYDIVVASNHLIAELEGRTKGHLVGLDNLMDDNEIKTKLSQVL comes from the coding sequence ATGGTTAAGGTATTAACAGCTTGTGGTAATGGCATGGGTTCATCCATGGTTATCAAGATGAAGGTTGAAAACGCTCTTCGTCAACTCGGTGTAACAGATTTCCAATCGGCTTCTTGCTCAGTAGGTGAAGCAAAAGGTTTGGCAGCAGGATACGATATTGTGGTTGCATCCAATCACTTGATTGCTGAATTGGAAGGTCGTACGAAAGGTCATTTGGTTGGTCTTGACAACCTCATGGACGACAACGAAATCAAGACTAAACTTAGTCAAGTATTGTAA
- a CDS encoding PTS ascorbate transporter subunit IIC, whose product MDFLQTPLNWFSQNILQNPAFFVGLLVLVGYALLKKKPHDVFAGFIKATVGYMILNVAAGGLVTTFRPILAALNYKFQIDAAVIDPYFGLAAANGKIAEEFPDFVSAATTALLIGFGVNILLVALRKVTKVRTLFITGHIMVQQAATISLMVLFLIPGLRNEFGTAAIGIICGIYWAVSSNMTVEATQRLTGGGGFAIGHQQQFAIWFVDKIAPKLGKKEDNLDNLKLPSFLNIFHDTVVASATLMLVFFGVILFILGPEIMANPEVITSGTPYNPAKQAFFMYVVQTAFTFSVYLFILMQGVRMFVAELTNAFQGISSKLLPGSFPAVDVAASYGFGSSNAVLSGFAFGLIGQLITIVLLIVFKSPILIITGFVPVFFDNAAIAVYADKRGGWKAAAILSFLSGVLQVALGAVCVGLLELSGGYHGNIDFEIPWLPFAYSFKYLGIAGFILVCLFLLAIPQLQFAKAKDKEAYYRGEAQAD is encoded by the coding sequence ATGGATTTTCTTCAAACCCCATTAAACTGGTTCTCGCAAAACATCTTGCAGAATCCAGCTTTCTTCGTAGGTCTTTTGGTATTGGTGGGTTATGCCCTCTTAAAGAAAAAGCCTCATGATGTCTTTGCAGGGTTTATCAAAGCAACGGTCGGCTACATGATTTTGAACGTAGCTGCAGGTGGTTTGGTAACAACCTTCCGTCCAATCTTGGCAGCCTTGAACTACAAGTTCCAAATCGATGCGGCGGTTATTGACCCTTACTTCGGTCTTGCAGCGGCAAACGGAAAAATTGCGGAAGAGTTTCCTGATTTCGTATCAGCAGCAACGACAGCTCTCTTGATCGGTTTTGGTGTCAATATCCTCTTGGTGGCACTTCGTAAGGTCACAAAAGTACGGACTCTGTTCATCACTGGTCACATCATGGTTCAACAGGCTGCAACTATTTCCTTGATGGTGCTTTTCTTGATTCCAGGGCTCCGTAATGAATTTGGTACAGCAGCTATCGGTATCATCTGCGGTATCTACTGGGCGGTTAGCTCAAACATGACCGTTGAAGCAACGCAACGCTTGACAGGTGGAGGTGGATTTGCCATCGGTCACCAACAACAATTTGCTATCTGGTTTGTAGATAAGATTGCTCCAAAACTTGGTAAAAAAGAAGACAACTTGGATAACTTGAAGTTGCCTAGCTTCCTCAACATCTTCCATGATACAGTTGTTGCATCTGCAACCTTGATGTTGGTCTTCTTCGGTGTAATTTTGTTCATCTTGGGTCCAGAAATCATGGCAAACCCAGAAGTCATCACTTCAGGCACACCATATAACCCAGCAAAACAAGCCTTCTTCATGTACGTTGTTCAAACAGCTTTCACTTTCTCAGTTTATCTCTTCATCTTGATGCAAGGTGTCCGCATGTTCGTAGCAGAATTGACAAATGCCTTCCAAGGTATCTCAAGCAAGTTGCTTCCTGGTTCATTCCCAGCGGTGGACGTTGCAGCTTCTTACGGCTTCGGCTCATCTAACGCAGTTCTTTCAGGCTTTGCCTTCGGTTTGATTGGTCAATTGATTACCATCGTTCTCTTGATTGTCTTCAAGAGCCCAATCCTCATCATCACCGGTTTCGTACCAGTATTCTTTGACAATGCCGCTATCGCGGTTTACGCAGACAAACGTGGTGGTTGGAAAGCAGCAGCAATTCTTTCCTTCCTCTCAGGTGTTCTTCAAGTTGCCCTTGGTGCAGTCTGCGTCGGCTTGCTTGAATTGAGCGGTGGTTACCACGGAAATATCGACTTCGAAATCCCTTGGTTGCCATTTGCATATAGCTTCAAGTACCTTGGTATTGCTGGCTTCATTCTTGTCTGCCTCTTCTTGTTGGCAATTCCACAGTTGCAATTTGCTAAAGCAAAAGATAAGGAAGCTTACTATCGCGGTGAGGCGCAAGCAGACTAA
- the srtB gene encoding class B sortase, LPKTxAVK-specific, with protein MKRSKVLPLLLGLLALVSLAFISFTLLSTQTSQVERTQSSVTKSSSQAEKPPSSYQVSEEEKANLASQFASLQAINPETIAYIYAPGTMLDEPVVQTGDNATYLSKTFDGGYDPYMGTVFMDMDNRSDFSDQLTWLFGHARGTAVPDHRMFNDVNFYDNQEYFDQHPYIVIQTPERIYYYQAAFLIIVPETTAFYRTSFEDDKQFVTQLAMVSRDAVTRNPSITIQSTDRYIVLSTCREEDVTIRANLYCRQIPDSEMVEFLKNHQSELVYQATR; from the coding sequence ATGAAGAGATCTAAAGTCCTACCCCTACTGCTAGGTCTGTTGGCCCTTGTGTCCCTTGCTTTTATCTCCTTTACCTTACTAAGCACGCAAACAAGTCAGGTAGAGAGAACTCAGTCATCGGTGACCAAGTCCAGCAGTCAGGCAGAGAAGCCTCCTTCTTCTTATCAGGTTTCAGAGGAAGAAAAAGCCAACCTGGCCAGTCAGTTTGCAAGCCTACAGGCTATCAACCCAGAGACAATCGCCTATATTTATGCACCAGGAACCATGTTGGATGAACCTGTGGTGCAAACGGGTGACAATGCGACCTATCTATCAAAGACCTTTGATGGGGGATATGATCCCTATATGGGGACGGTCTTCATGGATATGGATAACAGGAGCGATTTCAGCGACCAATTGACTTGGCTATTTGGGCATGCTAGGGGTACAGCTGTTCCAGACCATCGGATGTTTAATGATGTCAATTTCTATGATAACCAGGAATATTTTGATCAACATCCTTACATTGTCATTCAGACACCTGAACGAATCTACTACTATCAGGCGGCTTTTTTGATTATCGTTCCGGAGACGACTGCTTTTTATCGTACAAGTTTTGAAGATGATAAGCAATTTGTAACCCAGTTGGCTATGGTGAGTCGCGATGCGGTGACACGAAACCCATCCATTACTATCCAATCAACGGACCGCTACATTGTCTTGTCAACATGTCGAGAAGAGGATGTGACGATACGGGCTAATCTTTATTGTCGCCAGATTCCTGATTCAGAGATGGTTGAGTTTCTCAAAAACCATCAGTCCGAACTGGTTTATCAGGCGACACGTTAG